The Longimicrobium sp. genome contains a region encoding:
- a CDS encoding DinB family protein has product MSTDALPAQLAETWRIHDRINRYLLDAIQPDALASIGLTKGRSVAEQFAHIHNVRLMWIKEGAPDLLDGLQKIEKGAPVDHASLRAALESSAAAIETMLGRALEAGKLRGFKPHPVAFLGYLVSHESHHRGQIAVALKGAGHPLDKKTAFGLWEWGVR; this is encoded by the coding sequence ATGAGCACGGATGCCCTTCCCGCCCAGCTCGCCGAAACCTGGCGCATCCACGACCGCATCAACCGCTATCTGCTGGATGCAATCCAGCCCGATGCACTCGCCTCCATCGGGCTCACGAAGGGCCGCAGCGTGGCCGAACAGTTCGCCCACATCCACAACGTGCGGCTGATGTGGATCAAGGAGGGCGCGCCGGATCTGCTGGACGGCCTGCAGAAGATCGAGAAAGGTGCGCCGGTGGACCACGCGTCGCTCCGGGCAGCGCTCGAATCGTCCGCGGCGGCGATCGAAACGATGCTGGGTCGCGCGCTGGAGGCGGGAAAGCTGCGCGGGTTCAAGCCGCACCCGGTGGCCTTCCTGGGATACCTGGTTTCGCACGAGTCCCACCATCGCGGACAGATCGCCGTGGCGCTGAAGGGCGCCGGGCACCCGCTGGACAAGAAGACCGCATTCGGCCTGTGGGAGTGGGGGGTGAGGTGA